The region TGATTCATTTATATAATActattcattttgtatttagtattatataaataatgctattatttatataataaataaaacacattgacaGAATTTGTTTTGTGCATTCTGTCAAATGCACAAAACACAAGTTTAGCATCATAAACAGACCTCAAATAaacctttatatatatatatatatatatatatatatatatatatactgtatattgcaTTATTCTTCCCAATGCAGATTCTAAGGTACTACACATTTACCCATACGGACTGTAATATACTGggtaacatactgtatgtatttaaCATGTCAATGTTTGTGtcagtttaaatatttccaaTGGAGTCATTGACTTAAATTATACACCCGATGTCAGCAAGGACCTGAGGAATAAATACATACAAAGAAATCAAAGCCAATCAAGCTATGGGAACAGGCCTAAAATGACACAGATAATAAGTATACTTTTACCAATCCAAGCACTTTGCAAAATCTTGATAATAAGAAATCTTTCTATAGGCCTTCAGTTAATATTAAAGCAGCTTGTATTGATTTTCACAAACCAGCATGTATGCTTTCTAAAAGCTGACCGACTTCAACTAATTTCTTAATGTTATATTAAGAACATTAAGAAATTAGTATGTATGTAGTACGTATGTCATTTTACACATCCTGTTCTTcgaatgttaaatatttatagtATTTACCATGTTAGTCcaatattttttccataatttcTTTTGCTATCAACATCTGGTGTGAATTCTATGTCAATAATCTCAGTAGAAATATTCGatctaagaaaaatgtttatgtctctactatttattttacagattgtTTACAGGTCATCTTGTTCTGGATAAAAAGGTACTGGGCATATTCTCTAAATAAATAACTCAATAGAACTAATTCAGACATGACATGATATTTTGAAGCTCAGGTCAAGTTGCCACATGTCTCTAAGCTGATCAAATTGCATTCATAGGTACTAGTCACAACAGCACCACATTTGCAAAACAAGTTCTCACCTACTCTGTACAGTATCACTACAGCATTACTTAAATCCTACAAATTGCACTGTGTAACCTCAATCTGGCTTTGCATTGTGGGTGGATGTTGTAGTCACTCaggttttaatataaaatcacTATAAATATAAACCGCACTGTAGCAGCACACATAGTTCTGTTTTCAAAGAAGACTTTTTACTTTGCATCTTATGCAATTCTTAACAAGCGCGAATGGGTCGATAAGAACATTACACACACTAAATCCACTCATAAAGAAACATAAGGGGCCAAAACTCAGcaaattttataattattccATTCCTTAATCATTAAATTACAGTGAATTAAAAGAAACAGTGTGCAggctgaatatatatatatatatatatatatatatatactcattGACActatatacattatatatagTTTCAATGAGATTACttgtttgaaaatgttggtGTTTTTGTCTACATAAAATGGATTGTGATCAATTAATTTCAGATCCTCCAATTATcttgattaaaaattatatGTGAGGGGATTCATTTGGTTCTTCATTTGGAGCTAAGGTTTCACTAACTGTGCTAAGTGAAACCTTTTCACAGTTTGGTGTTAGACCAGTTTAGTGATCCtcaaaacatgtaaacattggctttggaaagtttctgtgTATAATTCTCAGTCATCCGAGTCATGTCTACTGGATTTTAAGCCTGTTGCAGTGTCTTAGGATTGGTTAATGTTTCAGACCACTTGGTTATTTAAGTTTccagaaaaaagttaaatctaaACTATTGTAAGCTTTCAGTTAAGATTACGCTGTTAAATTGTTCTTGTCTTCGTTTATCTCCAAGCAGTGTTCTCACTTCCACTGTCAGTTGGGTGTCCTTCATTGGTGGGGGGATGAAATTGCCTGACTGCATAGTGATAGTCTTTACAGCTACTTTATATAATATTATCTTTCAGTGTCAATGAGATTACTGCTTTGCATCAGTTTATTGCCTTGGTATTCTCTTATTAGCCTCCATATTAAGCCTTACGTAACAAATTTTCCAATAAGTAAAATGTGCAGTTGAGTTCTTCACAGACATCTAGCAGTCTGTGCAATTCTATAAATGTATACTTTGTTTACAGGCTACATCTGTGAATTAAAGTGGAGCATTTGTTCCAGTGACAGCTGAAGCAAAGCAACTTGTGCATATTGCGAAACCCCCTTCCACTTGTGTTTATCTGGAAACATTCTGGACGGCCTCCAGAATGTTCTTTTCACTTCTCCACTGCTGCAAGAAATTAATATATGATTCCTCAGGTCttaatcaaaattttattttacattcatttaaaaaaataaaagaaaaatacaatttgatccctttctctttctttagaGTTGATATAGAATACATTAACAAgtcaagcaaaaatgttttttctgcacACACATTTGTTTCCTCAAAATTTTCAGttgcagcaaaatatttttcatgctcTGTTTCCTCTTAACTAGAGGATTTCATGCACTGTGACTTTTTTAACCAGAGAAAAGTGTTGACATCAGCAGAGGGAACTGAACTTTGTCCTCCATCtacagaggaaaaacaacaggcTGAGTATAAAAGGGGGGGGAGCAAAGGAGGAGGCATGTTTTTGTTCGAAGACTTGCAGAGAAAGCAGAGCACAGCAGAGGCAAAGCATTACTTTAAACAAAGGGTAAGTGGCCGattcctcaaaaaaaaaaaaacaacaacttctgGCTTGAGTTAACTTTGATCCTTATCCTGTATGAATAGAACAATCTTAACATAAGGAATGTATTTCACATTGCAAAGGTTTTGCTAAGTGcacataatttagttttttagatCTTGTAATTTTTGCACTGATATAACTTTCAGACGATCGTGTACGTAGAAAAGAAGTGAAAACTTGACATTagagatagatttttttctccttgtttcagtttaaacttAATCTATAAACATTGAGGTAAAGTGAAACTTTGAGGAAATCTTTCAGTGCTTTTAAACGTTTTAATGCAATTGAAGTGGGTTCGATTCAAGGGGGAAAAATTGTTATCCACATGAATTTTGATTTCATATGCATTCATCTAGCTTTTTTCTGCTGAGTTTGACAAAATTGtttcttctcattttgtttttcacttcttcCTTAATTTCACTCCTCCTACCTTCTGTACTTTCAGACTGGGGCAGGGAGGAGGCGCCAGAGGGATGTGGGTGCGCCTGAGCTTGCTCCTCACGCTCTGCCTGCTCCATGGGGGCGGTGCAGAGAGTGAGGGCGGCGGGCCTCGCTGTCAGCCCCCATCGACATGGACGATCGGGGAGGTGGAACCGATGAAGGGCACAGCAGGCCAAGTAACAGTGGTTGCCCTGTTACAAGCCACCTGACTGTTTTGCTTGGTGCAGGCCTCCAGGTATGGATCAGCCCCAGTTTGTTATGCtctattttctttcacttttaattaaaaaataccaAAGTAAGCAGCAAAGTAcaactcagaaaaaaacactctGAAATCCTGACTGCTGCcatatttaatttatgtggAAGGTCAGGATAATGAAGAAGTCACTTAAGTAGAACCTATCTTATATTAAGTATAGGTCgaaagatctcaaaaagcaacatgtGCCCAGATCTAAAGTAACTCAAGACCAGATaagaaacaaagtcattgaGATCTGTCGGTCTGGAAAGGCTTACAAATACACTTTTAAGATGGAAATACTAGGAGAACACCCCCTGACGCTGTTTGGCCGGGTGTACAAGCAGCCAGTTCAGTAGGTTATCATGGCTGCCGCAAAAATAAGTAGCAGGTATAACCTATTTAATACAATTCTAACAGTAATGGTTTGATAGGACTACAAATCCTATCAAACCAGAGGTAGATGATTCCATACAATTATTTGAAGACATGTTCATTTAGTGTTCGAAGGCACAATTCTGGATAAAAGGGGTTCAATAAagttctgaaataaaataaaaaaatattaactaaagaaataaaattacacccctctgaaaaaaattaataaataattgtcCTTTGTCCAAGAAGTGAATATTCAAGGGAATGAATATTCAAACACAACTTTCTTACGTTCTTAATAAACATAGTACTTTCTAATATAAATCAACTCTACGTTCCGTTGTGCATTTTCCACACAGAATTGATGGTCTGCGCCAGAAATTGGAGACTCAGGGACTGAATGACGTGGTTTACATGGTCAtcaaccaccagggggagcAAGCCCAGCGGCTCCACCCCCTACTGGCTCAAAGGCTGTCAGATAAGATCTCACTGTACAAACAGGGTGAACAACAACCTGATGTTTGGCAGGCCCTGAATGGAAAGAAAGACGACTTCATCATCTATGACAGGTTTGTTATGTgcttcaaatgtattttatagagTGGAGGAGTATGGAGTTAAACACTATCCCTTGtctcacaatgttttttttatctttgtaacCTTAGGTGCGGCCGTCTTACCGACCATATTTCCCTTCCTTATTCTGTTATTGGACATGGGCTATATTGAGAGTGCGATCAAAGAAGCCTACTGCAATCGCAAGTGTGGCGCCTGCTCACATGAGGTAAAAGAGATGAAATGACTTCACTGGAACATGTTGTGAGTactggaaattaaaaataaaaccctttttgCATTCTCTGATTTTTTTCGCAGACTGCTGAGACTCCAGAGGAATGCAGAGCAACACCAAATGCACAGCCTGATGCAGATGCACCCGCAGCTGTAGGAGACAACATAGAACCTGACCACAGTCGCCATCATGGTCATGGTCATCATGGTCATGGTCATCATGGTCATGGCCATCATGGTCATCATCACCATAGGCACCACCCTGATCATCATGGTCATCACCATGGTAACCACAATGGTGATGGCTTTGGCTCTGACTTGGAGCAAAGTCAGCAGGGGGTTAGGCAGGATCATGGTCAGCATGGCTTTGACTCACTGCAGTTACAGCAAGCAGTGGACACAGAGCAGTTATTACAGCAGGCCATAGCAGCCCCTGTTAGGCCTTGAGTGGCAGAAAAGGGAAAGTGAAAGTCAAAGTTCACCTGACAGGGAACAGCAGGCTCCGAAAACGAAACTGCTCCCAAAGCCAGCTGATGCTGACACTGACGCAGGATGTTTGGCGAGGCGGGAAGCGAACAGTCGCTCGGGCTCTGACACTGTGAAGGGGGACTGCCGGCCTCCTGACAGTGACAGGGCCTCACGAGCGAGGCAGCCGCCGATGTCAGGGAGACCTGACAGTGACGCATGCCTTCTGCTGAATGACAGCAGCCTCAGCCAGACCAATGAGCCTGACCCTCCGGTGTTGGGAGCTGAGCATGAGAGCAGCTGTAAGCTGGAACTTATGTTAGCTATCAATGCTAGGGCCGAGTGCTCTTATTACCAACAAGTATTTCcctgagagagggggaagatcAATCCTTAATTTAAATGCTGGAAAAGATCAGAACACGAAATGCGTCCAgctgtaatattcaaatttttggATTTCACATTTGATAAAACTATGCTGTTCCAACtaacttgccttgttttaccaTGGATTGCCTCCCCCTCTCTCTAGGTGGTCAATGGGATATTATGTCCATAAACTGACTCCTTCATGTTGTTCTCACCTTCCGTTATGAAACCAGATGCGTAAACTATGCTCTAGTGGCGTCTGTCTGATGTTTGGCAGGTGAGAGAGAAGGAAGTAGTTTAAGAACATTATAAACCTTTTAcatttcagagaagaaaacatttgcaagtagaaaaaaagcacaaaatgatAATTTAGAgattacaagaaaacaaaacgacaTTGTGGAGTTGTTTTAACAGAAAGCACAAGTTaatttctggaaaaacaaatgctACAAAGCAATCttattgtttagatttttgttaTTGCTCACTCCTGAAAAGATAACAGTTACTGCCATGAATGTCTTTCTGTTTTGCTCTCACTAATAACATCCATGagctttaacatattttaaatatttcagactaACATTTATTCAAGATATcgtaaaaaaataactatattGTTTGGATGGAGAGAAAGGGATAACAAGAGTGAATTGGTGTGATGAAATGTGCTTAATGACGGTTTCTGTGGGAAGATAACAGTCACCAGGAAATCCTGATGCTAGCACAGAGAGTTGCACTGTGTTGGGGTTTTTGGACATGATACTATAGAAAGTTTAATAAAGATGGTCaatttacttttgtaatttgtgtttatgttcTTGATAAAGAATATTGTGAAGAGCCTGTTCTTGACAATATTCaagaatatgtaaaaaaaaaaaaaaaaaaagcattgcaTTCATTTAGGGGTATCAAGGAAAGGGGGCCCGATTAggaatgcatgccacacttttcagattctaatttgtaaaaaaaacaaaacaacgatctcataaaaataatttgaaaatataaaattgtgTGGCTTTGTTGTGACAAATACATAGAcgttcaaggggtgtgaatacttcaaCAAAGCactgaatgcattttttaaagtttgagattttGTCAGTAGTTCTGCTCTGCAATAACAACTGATTGACTGCAGCACTGTTGTCTCCACCATTTTACCTCCTTTTCTATTCACTGATGTAATGATTTTGTTCTATTAAGAATATATTTGAGATATGTGTGTAAAAGAAATGATGCCATTTCCCAAATTTATCAGCAGATGGCATTGAGCATCTGCTCAGCATAAAACCACCTTGTTCGTTCTGTTTGCTGACCTGATCCTACCACAGTTATTatgagccacacacaaaattactGTTTATACAGAACCTCATCATTTCAGGTCATTACCCAAAGTGActcaatttatttcatttcaaggGTCACCTCTGTCTTGCACAAACATGTCACGTCAAAATTcatgtggaaaaaataagaatattcaCGGTCATTGCTTGCAGTGGTGTCGGATGCAACACCTTATCATTTCAGAAAACTGCTACAGGTTTATGGAAACAAATCTGTATCAAATATGACCAGTTGCAGctttacacatttgtttttgatcaaCATAATGGCTGAATATTAGTAAAACCTCCTCATGAATTTGAGAACTCAGTCAGAAAACCATCTTCCTAGAATAgcaatttagattaaaatatattgtcagtatttttattttattttttttaaatggagtaAAAACCGTCATGATGCCACATAGGATGAGCATCTTAAGCAAATTTGTTCCATGCAATCACTAAAGCATTGATATCTGTCTGTGAGTGCAATACCCTGTGTTCAGTGTTATGTGGCTGGACTGCCTGTTGGGCTGTATGTCTAAAAAGGTCAACAAGCAACCGGAGGTAATAAATGAGGCAGAGCTTGTGTGGGCGTAATTGGACTGAAGATCCAGTACAGAGGAACGGTGACTTATGGGCAATTACCTGCAATGTCCTGAGACAAAGAGCTGTGAGTGGCCACCTCTCTGATTCAATCAACCCCACACAGAGAAGCGCAGTACACAGCTTCTGTCTTAATTGTCCAATATGCTTTCCCCTCGGTGCACAACTGCTTCTGCAACCGGTTTTTCCTCCCTTAGTTACCCCATCAGACGCAGCAGACAGAGAATCACATACTTGTGAGCTAATTCACATAGAAGGTCCTCTGTATGGCTTATGAACGTGCAAACATCCACCCTTCAGTCATTGTACGCATGCAATACATTCTTCAGGCACAATCTACATCAACTGGACTGGATTTGAACTCCAAAAGGGCATATTTGCATGAAGAACCCTTTTCTGAAACTGTGTGCGAATCTTAGTGTATGCTGCTTGTGTGCTTTTATGAAAGTAACAGTACATAATTTGAAGAGTCCTAAATTGATTCAACTGTCAATAAAGGaccaaaaataatgataaatatatatatatatattttttacagttaactTAGCTAAAATTTCGTcacctttctaaaataatggccaAGTAATTTTTTGGAGATAGTTTTATATAGAgagagatttttctttaaatttattttttttttggtctaagtcatcttttagtaaaaaaaaggagggatttattttttacttaagtCATTATTTAGCAAGAGGCTATGTACAACAATTAACTTAAACTTAAAAGTGCCTTAAATGGCCCTTGTACCTTGGCAGTGTTTAAGCCTGCGTCATGACTGAGGTCTTTGACACACCGGGACTTGTCATTCATGGAAGTAAAAAAAGTGAGacaagtttaaaaatgacattcagTTATATACAGTAAAGGCTTGTTATTATAAAGCAGCcatttttgtatatatttcttacattgtTTGCACTGTTTTTGGAGTTGGCTTTAAGCTCATTTTACGTGTGCACagtgacaacaataaattaaataaaaattcaagaTCATGTGAAATTTGATCTTGCATTATGAACATAAATCAACTTCCCCTTTGGCAGCAAAGGATTGGTGAGGACTACAATCTAGAAtggactgtttttaaaaaatctgcaagtTGCTTTGGATCCAGTTTATGCAGCATCCACTGAAAATTTAATGAATATATGTTTggaggaagtttttttttctccactgttattgattggtgcaaagtcaacaacaaaacttttaatcaatattgcctacaaaacttttaatcaacattgccttcaaatatgtaaattacttttttaagaGGCCAAGTTTAAATTTTTAGCAGGCCCAAGTGAGCTCACAAAATGTCAGCTTTGATCCAAAATAGCAAACTTAGGCTACCCTAAGACGTTTCTGTATGTTGTTCAAGCTTTTGATCACTTTGAATCAGCAGTAACCTTTAGAATATACAATGAAGACTTTAAGTCAGCCACAAACATATATAGTGATTGACTCactgttaaatttaaaattattatcaaATTTCCACAAGAAACTCATCTCGATGGAGTGGAAGTTTAGGGGACACTGTGGAGCCATTTCAATGTACTACTGCCCCACATACctttatttatagaaatattaaaagtcCCTAACTGCCTTGTGAAATGTAGAGAGTCTTTTGGG is a window of Xiphophorus hellerii strain 12219 chromosome 12, Xiphophorus_hellerii-4.1, whole genome shotgun sequence DNA encoding:
- the selenop gene encoding LOW QUALITY PROTEIN: selenoprotein Pa (The sequence of the model RefSeq protein was modified relative to this genomic sequence to represent the inferred CDS: deleted 1 base in 1 codon); protein product: MWVRLSLLLTLCLLHGGGAESEGGGPRCQPPSTWTIGEVEPMKGTAGQVTVVALLQATULFCLVQASRIDGLRQKLETQGLNDVVYMVINHQGEQAQRLHPLLAQRLSDKISLYKQGEQQPDVWQALNGKKDDFIIYDRCGRLTDHISLPYSVIGMGYIESAIKEAYCNRKCGACSHETAETPEECRATPNAQPDADAPAAVGDNIEPDHSRHHGHGHHGHGHHGHGHHGHHHHRHHPDHHGHHHGNHNGDGFGSDLEQSQQGVRQDHGQHGFDSLQLQQAVDTEQLLQQAIAAPVRPUVAEKGKUKSKFTUQGTAGSENETAPKASUCUHURRMFGEAGSEQSLGLUHCEGGLPASUQUQGLTSEAAADVRETUQURMPSAEUQQPQPDQ